A genomic stretch from Thermococcus sp. MV5 includes:
- the cutA gene encoding divalent-cation tolerance protein CutA → MILVYTTFPNWESAERITKELLERRLIACANLKEHKTFYWWQGKVEEDTEVGAVLKTKVDLWSELKKTLRELHPYTVPAIIRIDVDHVNKEYLDWLIEVTE, encoded by the coding sequence ATGATACTTGTTTACACAACTTTTCCTAATTGGGAGAGCGCTGAAAGAATCACGAAAGAGCTTTTAGAGAGGAGATTAATTGCATGTGCAAACCTCAAGGAGCATAAGACTTTTTACTGGTGGCAAGGAAAAGTTGAGGAAGATACTGAAGTTGGAGCAGTCTTAAAAACGAAAGTTGATCTCTGGAGTGAACTTAAAAAGACTCTTAGAGAGCTCCATCCTTACACTGTACCAGCAATAATAAGAATAGATGTCGATCATGTGAATAAGGAATATTTAGATTGGTTGATAGAGGTTACGGAATGA
- a CDS encoding transcriptional regulator: MELKELVKNHVLGNPIRLGVMLYLLPRGRVLFKEVQKILDVTPGNLDSHLRTLEKAGYVKLTKVFADRPRTAIEITNKGAEETGKYLRLLRELLNGV; encoded by the coding sequence ATGGAACTAAAGGAGCTGGTGAAAAACCATGTGCTTGGAAATCCCATCAGGTTAGGTGTTATGCTTTATCTCCTCCCAAGAGGAAGGGTTCTGTTTAAAGAAGTACAAAAAATTTTAGATGTAACTCCAGGTAACTTGGATTCCCATTTAAGGACATTAGAAAAAGCTGGCTACGTAAAGTTAACAAAAGTCTTCGCAGACAGACCAAGAACTGCTATTGAAATAACAAACAAAGGAGCTGAAGAGACTGGAAAATATTTAAGATTACTTCGAGAACTTCTAAATGGAGTCTAA
- a CDS encoding radical SAM protein, protein MKIEELYQKKGNKIRCLVCERQCIIAEGKRGICKNYANLSGRLIHLGYGKLSAVESRPIEIKPFFHYYPNSTALTFSGFGCNFYCPWCQNYHLSFSEPPEDTREVLPEELVNLALKSGDNGLCASFNEPATLYTYLLDSFELAGREGLYSCLVTNGYFTTKALKRLIESGASGFSIDIKGCPEMKVLSTVDHKKVFRNAKEALNLGAHVEMVYLIVTNTNDFEECYRWIFKKHVELLGEDTPLHINRYYPMNYWGEKETPVKRLLMLKEVAQREYNLNYVYIGNIGSIKHETTYCPKCGEKLIIRSAYRVLTWRLTKNNKCPKCGTKIPIYGEFNPF, encoded by the coding sequence ATGAAGATTGAAGAACTTTACCAGAAAAAAGGCAATAAAATTAGATGCCTTGTTTGTGAGAGGCAATGTATAATTGCTGAGGGGAAACGAGGAATATGCAAAAACTATGCCAACTTAAGTGGTAGGCTAATTCATCTCGGGTATGGAAAGCTGAGTGCAGTCGAGAGCAGACCAATTGAGATAAAGCCCTTTTTCCATTATTATCCAAATTCAACTGCATTAACTTTTTCTGGCTTTGGGTGTAACTTTTACTGTCCATGGTGCCAGAATTACCATTTAAGCTTCTCCGAGCCACCAGAGGATACTAGAGAGGTTCTTCCGGAGGAACTTGTGAACTTAGCCCTAAAAAGCGGAGATAATGGCCTTTGCGCGAGTTTTAATGAACCCGCTACCCTTTATACCTACCTCCTTGACAGCTTTGAGTTAGCAGGGAGGGAAGGCCTCTACAGTTGCTTGGTAACGAATGGTTATTTCACCACTAAAGCCCTGAAAAGACTTATCGAAAGCGGGGCTTCTGGTTTCAGCATAGATATCAAAGGGTGCCCTGAAATGAAGGTTTTAAGTACCGTAGATCACAAAAAGGTTTTTAGAAACGCAAAAGAGGCCCTAAACTTAGGTGCCCATGTTGAAATGGTTTATCTCATTGTTACCAACACCAACGATTTTGAAGAGTGCTATCGCTGGATCTTCAAAAAGCACGTAGAATTGCTTGGAGAAGACACTCCTCTCCATATAAACCGCTATTATCCCATGAATTACTGGGGGGAGAAAGAAACCCCTGTAAAGAGACTGCTGATGTTAAAAGAGGTGGCTCAAAGGGAGTACAACTTAAATTATGTCTACATTGGAAATATCGGCTCAATTAAACACGAAACTACTTACTGTCCAAAATGTGGAGAGAAACTTATAATTCGCTCCGCTTACAGGGTTTTAACATGGCGACTAACAAAAAACAATAAATGTCCAAAATGTGGAACTAAAATTCCGATCTATGGAGAATTCAACCCATTTTGA
- a CDS encoding regulator of amino acid metabolism, contains ACT domain protein, giving the protein MMLILDAYFKNFPARRKVAEFLFENGLSVRNSKIYLRNVEVPISELSRIIGVNRKIVYHTIEYIEKTYPLKMIFEKLNPLPSLITMAPIMGWEVLEIELEKADYSFALSELLRYLHESNVPIMEIFSRNLRQEDAKAYIVIDGTLPVDVFVKIKDIPGFKKLVLHTPEKSKERVVCSYCEVKYCPKKVAVEGLNVKN; this is encoded by the coding sequence ATGATGCTCATATTAGATGCTTATTTTAAGAATTTCCCAGCAAGAAGAAAAGTTGCGGAGTTTCTTTTTGAGAATGGACTGAGTGTAAGGAACAGTAAGATATATCTGAGAAATGTGGAAGTCCCAATAAGTGAACTATCTCGTATAATTGGAGTTAACAGAAAAATAGTCTATCATACCATTGAGTACATAGAAAAGACCTACCCATTAAAGATGATATTCGAAAAATTAAATCCCCTCCCAAGTTTAATAACCATGGCACCAATTATGGGGTGGGAAGTATTAGAAATAGAGCTTGAGAAGGCAGATTACTCATTTGCTCTTTCTGAACTCTTGAGGTACCTTCACGAGAGTAATGTGCCGATTATGGAGATTTTTAGTAGAAATTTGAGACAAGAAGACGCCAAGGCATATATAGTTATAGATGGGACATTACCCGTGGACGTGTTTGTAAAAATAAAAGACATACCTGGATTTAAGAAACTGGTTCTTCATACTCCTGAGAAAAGCAAGGAGAGAGTAGTTTGCAGTTATTGTGAAGTAAAGTATTGTCCCAAGAAAGTTGCTGTTGAAGGGTTAAATGTGAAGAATTAA
- a CDS encoding DUF99 family protein: protein MIRKVKSQIRIVGFDDGTFSFKSKLNRGRTILVGVIMKGSQDVMGIVTRWIEVDGKDATEKMIEAIVNSRFKDLRIIMLKGVTYAGFNVVDVVRLNKETGLPVIVVIRKKPDLQAMEKALKKHFTDAEERISLLHKAGKIKELIPGKLYYQAIGVSHEQAEEIIRLTQKNSLIPEPLRLAHMIASAVMSGESKKE, encoded by the coding sequence ATGATAAGGAAAGTCAAATCTCAGATAAGAATCGTTGGATTTGATGATGGGACTTTTTCTTTTAAATCCAAACTTAACCGGGGTAGGACTATTTTAGTTGGTGTTATTATGAAAGGTTCTCAGGATGTCATGGGAATTGTAACGCGATGGATTGAGGTTGATGGAAAAGATGCAACTGAGAAAATGATTGAAGCTATAGTCAATTCCCGTTTTAAGGATTTGAGGATCATAATGCTAAAAGGAGTCACCTATGCAGGTTTTAATGTAGTGGATGTTGTAAGACTCAATAAGGAGACTGGTCTGCCAGTTATAGTAGTAATAAGGAAAAAACCTGACTTGCAGGCTATGGAAAAGGCTTTAAAGAAGCATTTTACCGATGCTGAGGAGAGAATAAGCCTCTTACACAAAGCAGGCAAAATAAAGGAGCTAATCCCCGGAAAGTTGTACTATCAGGCTATTGGAGTTTCTCATGAACAAGCCGAAGAAATAATAAGACTAACTCAAAAAAATTCTTTAATTCCCGAGCCTTTAAGGTTGGCTCATATGATAGCGTCTGCGGTTATGAGTGGAGAATCCAAAAAGGAATAG
- a CDS encoding acylphosphatase — protein MEIVRAHLRIYGRVQGVGFRWSMQREARKLGVSGWVRNLPNGSVEAVIEGERERVEALIGWAHQGPSWARVTRVEVSWETPKGEKGFRVVG, from the coding sequence ATGGAGATAGTAAGAGCACATTTAAGAATATATGGAAGGGTCCAGGGTGTGGGATTTAGATGGAGCATGCAAAGAGAGGCCAGAAAACTTGGAGTCAGTGGCTGGGTAAGGAATCTTCCCAATGGTAGTGTTGAGGCTGTGATCGAAGGAGAAAGAGAAAGGGTAGAAGCCCTCATTGGATGGGCCCATCAAGGCCCTTCATGGGCAAGAGTTACGAGAGTAGAAGTAAGCTGGGAAACCCCAAAAGGAGAAAAGGGATTTAGAGTTGTAGGTTAA
- a CDS encoding DUF460 domain-containing protein, whose translation MLILVIGIDIISEETKRFAVVSWFNGRLIKNGEFTFYRLVRFIRAKQPNIVATDNIYELGEYLRKFIRALPQGTKIVQVTGRPGEQRSLWSLAREHGIRVGDKFNPYEEAKVCALLAARGIGYEVLAFEDEVIIKVSRGRSQGKGGWSQDRYRRRVHNLIQNKVREIEESLKKANIPFDLEIKEKDQGLERGEFRVYASREELTGLIKPMRGGDVEVRIHPVERKTFEFVPLKSESAIRERKSIIVGLDPGITVGIAALDLNGQVLTTYSERNMAVSDIIRFISEIGHPIIIATDVNPAPGLVEKMARSFKAVLFVPRESLKVEEKNELLRNLGVTVEDDHQRDALTAAYKAYLRLKPKLDHVDAKLRELGIAGKGEEIKALVLQGYNLGEAILKAKEKEKPKEEIRVVEEKEPSVDLGPYLEKIKELEKTIEFLEKENQELRAMIEEQRKVIENLETKIATYDEKIREKILRTKEIEVKEKRIAYLEKELREAKSIIEKLSKDLVLAKRMHLLELKGSAVPIKVIENLTWKELEELERSTGIKKDDVLYILNPAGAGRSIGEHLSEKRIKAIISAKPLPNVIYEALKDNKIPIFYEDEIEVKRVDEFAIVDRKELEKAIEKKLNQWKEEEKQKEIQEFLRLVEEYKLERIKELKKKADEEH comes from the coding sequence ATGCTTATTCTAGTTATTGGTATAGATATAATCAGTGAAGAGACAAAACGCTTCGCTGTGGTTAGTTGGTTTAATGGAAGATTAATTAAAAATGGCGAGTTTACATTTTATCGATTAGTACGATTTATACGGGCTAAACAGCCGAATATAGTTGCCACAGATAATATATATGAACTTGGAGAGTACTTAAGAAAATTCATAAGAGCTCTACCTCAAGGGACAAAGATTGTTCAAGTAACTGGAAGACCCGGAGAACAGAGATCACTCTGGAGTTTAGCTAGAGAACATGGAATTAGAGTTGGGGATAAGTTTAATCCCTATGAAGAAGCAAAAGTATGTGCTCTCCTAGCCGCTAGGGGAATTGGTTATGAAGTTTTGGCCTTTGAAGATGAAGTCATTATCAAAGTTTCAAGAGGAAGAAGTCAGGGAAAGGGTGGTTGGAGCCAAGACCGTTATAGAAGAAGAGTCCACAACTTAATACAAAACAAAGTGAGAGAGATTGAAGAGAGCCTAAAAAAAGCCAATATTCCCTTTGACCTAGAGATCAAAGAAAAAGACCAAGGATTAGAAAGAGGGGAGTTCAGAGTATATGCATCTAGAGAAGAACTTACAGGACTAATAAAACCTATGCGTGGAGGAGATGTTGAAGTACGGATACATCCTGTCGAGAGAAAAACCTTTGAGTTTGTCCCACTAAAAAGCGAAAGTGCAATAAGAGAGAGAAAGAGTATCATTGTTGGGCTTGATCCAGGCATAACAGTGGGAATTGCTGCTTTAGACCTCAATGGACAGGTATTGACAACATACAGCGAGCGAAATATGGCAGTTAGTGACATAATCAGATTCATAAGTGAAATCGGACACCCCATAATAATAGCTACTGACGTAAATCCAGCTCCGGGATTAGTGGAAAAAATGGCACGATCCTTCAAGGCTGTTCTCTTTGTGCCAAGAGAGAGTCTAAAGGTGGAAGAAAAGAACGAGCTTTTGAGAAACCTTGGAGTGACTGTAGAAGATGACCACCAAAGAGACGCCCTAACAGCAGCCTATAAGGCATATCTACGTTTAAAACCGAAGCTCGATCATGTAGACGCAAAACTTAGAGAGTTGGGGATTGCGGGAAAAGGAGAAGAGATAAAAGCCCTTGTTTTACAGGGATATAACTTGGGCGAGGCCATACTAAAAGCAAAAGAGAAAGAAAAACCAAAAGAAGAAATTAGAGTAGTAGAAGAGAAAGAGCCCTCTGTGGACCTTGGCCCATACCTCGAAAAAATAAAAGAACTTGAAAAAACCATAGAATTTCTAGAGAAAGAAAACCAAGAACTAAGAGCCATGATTGAAGAACAACGGAAGGTCATTGAAAATCTAGAAACTAAGATTGCTACATACGATGAGAAAATTAGGGAAAAGATACTCAGGACCAAAGAGATAGAAGTAAAAGAAAAGAGGATAGCATATCTTGAAAAAGAACTAAGAGAGGCAAAATCTATCATAGAAAAATTAAGCAAAGACCTGGTTTTAGCTAAGAGAATGCACCTCTTGGAGCTTAAAGGAAGTGCTGTGCCCATTAAAGTCATTGAAAACTTAACCTGGAAAGAACTCGAAGAATTGGAACGTTCCACTGGTATCAAAAAAGACGATGTCCTTTACATCCTCAACCCTGCTGGTGCTGGCAGAAGTATAGGAGAACACTTATCAGAAAAAAGAATAAAAGCCATAATAAGTGCAAAGCCCCTGCCCAATGTTATTTATGAAGCGTTGAAAGATAATAAGATTCCAATCTTCTATGAAGATGAAATTGAAGTAAAACGAGTAGATGAATTCGCCATAGTAGATAGAAAAGAGCTTGAAAAAGCTATAGAAAAAAAATTAAATCAATGGAAAGAAGAAGAAAAACAAAAAGAAATTCAAGAGTTCTTAAGACTTGTCGAAGAATACAAGCTGGAGAGGATTAAAGAGCTTAAGAAAAAGGCTGATGAAGAACATTAG